In one Oncorhynchus nerka isolate Pitt River linkage group LG7, Oner_Uvic_2.0, whole genome shotgun sequence genomic region, the following are encoded:
- the LOC135572631 gene encoding mucin-2-like gives TTAAPTTTTTPEPITTTTAAPATTTTTSAPTTTTTTAPPTTVAPTITAAPTTALTSTTTTAALTTTTAAPMTTTAPEPITTTTAAPATTTTTSAPTTTTTTAPPTTPTTTAAPTTALASMTTTAALTTTTAAPATTTTTSAPTTTTTTAPPTTPTTTAAPTTALASTTTTAALTTTTAAPTTTVTPQPTTTTTASATTTAALTTTTAAPTTTTTPEPITTTTAAPATTTTTSAPTTTTTTAPPTTVAPTITAAPTTALASTTTTQLPLRQPLQL, from the exons acaactgctgctccaacgaccactacaactccagaacctattacgacaaccactgcagctcctgctacaacaactacaacttcagctcctacgacaaccacaacaacagcacctccaacaactgtagctcccacgataactgcagctcctacaacagctttaacatctacgacaaccactgcagccctaacaacaacaactgctgctcctatgaccactacagctccagaacctattacgacaaccactgcagctcctgctacaacaactacaacttcagctcctacgacaaccacaacaacagcacctccaacaactcccacaacaactgcagctcctacaacagctttagcatctatgacaaccactgcagccctaactacaacaactgcagctcctgctacaacaactacaacttcagctcctacgacaaccacaacaacagcacctccaacaactcccacaacaactgcagctcctacaacagctttagcatctacgacaaccactgcagccttaactacaacaactgctgctcctacgaccactgtaactccacaacctactacgacaacca ctgcctctgcgacaaccactgcagctctaactacaacaactgctgctccaacgaccactacaactccagaacctattacgacaaccactgcagctcctgctacaacaactacaacttcagctcctacgacaaccacaacaacagcacctccaacaactgtagctcccacgataactgcagctcctacaacagctttagcatctacgacaaccact cagctgcctctgcgacaaccactgcagctctaa
- the LOC135572632 gene encoding mucin-2-like — translation TAAPTTALASTTTTAALTTTTAAPTTTVTPQPTTTTTTSAPTTTTTTAPTTTPVVPTTTPPAVLTTTITTTAPDTTTLTSTSTTAAPSATTTAALTTTTAAPTTTTTPEPITTTTAAPATTTTTSAPATTTTTSAPTTTTTTAPPTTVAPTITAAPTTALASMTTTAALTTTTAAPMTTTAPEPITTTTAAPATTTTTSAPTTTTTTAPPTTPTTTAAPTTALASTTTTAALTTTTAAPATTTTTSAPTTTTTTAPPTTPTTTAAPTTALASTTTTAALTTTTAAPTTTVTPQPTTTTTTSAPTTTTTTAPTTTPHNNYNFSSYDNHCKQQLHSSNNCRSPTTTTAPAPTSSYNSFSIYDNHCSPNYNNCCSYDHCNSTTYYNNYNFSSYDNHNNSTYYNTCSSYNHSTCSAASATNTAALTTTTAAPTTTTTPEPITTTTAAPATTTTTSAPTTTTTTAPPTTVAPTITAAPTTALASTTTTAALTTTTAAPMTTTAPEPITTTTAAPATTTTTSAPTTTTTTAPPTTPTTTAAPTTALASTTTTAALTTTTAASATTTTTSAPTTTTTTAPPTTTTTTTTSAPTTTTTTAPTTTPVVPTTTPPAVLTTTITTTAPDTTTLTSTSTTAAASTTAAPATTTTTSAPTTTTTTAPPTTPTTTAAPTTALASTTTTAALTTTTAAPATTTTTSDPTTTTTTAPTSTVAPTTTAAPTTALASTTTTAAPTTTTAAPTTTATPQPTTTTTTSAPTTTTTTAPTTTPVVPTTTPPAVLTTTITTTAPDTTTLTSTSTTAAASATTTAALTTTTAAPTTTTTPEPITTTTAAPATTTTTSAPTTTTTTAPPTTVAPTITAAPTTALASTTTTAALTTTTAAPMTTTAPEPITTTTAAPATTT, via the exons actgcagctcctacaacagctttagcatctacgacaaccactgcagccttaactacaacaactgctgctcctacgaccactgtaactccacaacctactacaacaactacaacttcagctcctacgacaaccacaacaacagcacctactACAACACCTGTAGTTCCTACAACCACTCCACCTGCTGTACTTACTACAACaatcacaactacagctcctgataCAACAACATTAACTTCTACGTCAACCACAGCAGCTCCCTctgcgacaaccactgcagctctaactacaacaactgctgctccaacgaccactacaactccagaacctattacgacaaccactgcagctcctgctacaacaactacaacttcagctcctgctacaacaactacaacttcagctcctacgacaaccacaacaacagcacctccaacaactgtagctcccacgataactgcagctcctacaacagctttagcatctatgacaaccactgcagccctaacaacaacaactgctgctcctatgaccactacagctccagaacctattacgacaaccactgcagctcctgctacaacaactacaacttcagctcctacgacaaccacaacaacagcacctccaacaactcccacaacaactgcagctcctacaacagctttagcatctacgacaaccactgcagccctaactacaacaactgcagctcctgctacaacaactacaacttcagctcctacgacaaccacaacaacagcacctccaacaactcccacaacaactgcagctcctacaacagctttagcatctacgacaaccactgcagccttaactacaacaactgctgctcctacgaccactgtaactccacaacctactacaacaactacaacttcagctcctacgacaaccacaacaacagcacctactACAACACCT cacaacaactacaacttcagctcctacgacaaccactgcaaaCAACAACTGCACTCCTCCAACAACTGTAGATctccaaccacaacaacagcacctgcTCCCACgagctcctacaacagctttagcatctacgacaaccactgcagccccaactacaacaactgctgctcctacgaccactgcaactccacaacctactacaacaactacaacttcagctcctacgacaaccacaacaacagcacctactACAACACCTGTAGTTCCTACAACCACTCCACCTGCT cagctgcctctGCGACAAACACTGCAGctctaactacaacaactgctgctccaacgaccactacaactccagaacctattacgacaaccactgcagctcctgctacaacaactacaacttcagctcctacgacaaccacaacaacagcacctccaacaactgtagctcccacgataactgcagctcctacaacagctttagcatctacgacaaccactgcagccctaacaacaacaactgctgctcctatgaccactacagctccagaacctattacgacaaccactgcagctcctgctacaacaactacaacttcagctcctacgacaaccacaacaacagcacctccaacaactcccacaacaactgcagctcctacaacagctttagcatctacgacaaccactgcagccctaactacaacaactgcagcttctgcaacaacaactacaacttcagctcctacgacaaccacaacaacagcacctccaacaa ctactacaacaactacaacttcagctcctacgacaaccacaacaacagcacctactACAACACCTGTAGTTCCTACAACCACTCCACCTGCTGTACTTACTACAACaatcacaactacagctcctgataCAACAACTTTAACTTCTacgtcaaccacagcagctgcctct accactgcagctcctgctacaacaactacaacttcagctcctacgacaaccacaacaacagcacctccaacaactcccacaacaactgcagctcctacaacagctttagcatctacgacaaccactgcagccctaactacaacaactgcagctcctgctacaacaactacaacttcagatcctacgacaaccacaacaacagcacctacatcaactgtagctcccacgacaactgcagctcctacaacagctttagcatctacgacaaccactgcagccccaactacaacaactgctgctcctacgaccactgcaactccacaacctactacaacaactacaacttcagctcctacgacaaccacaacaacagcacctactACAACACCTGTAGTTCCTACAACCACTCCACCTGCTGTACTTACTACAACaatcacaactacagctcctgataCAACAACTTTAACTTCTacgtcaaccacagcagctgcctctgcgacaaccactgcagctctaactacaacaactgctgctccaacgaccactacaactccagaacctattacgacaaccactgcagctcctgctacaacaactacaacttcagctcctacgacaaccacaacaacagcacctccaacaactgtagctcccacgataactgcagctcctacaacagctttagcatctacgacaaccactgcagccctaacaacaacaactgctgctcctatgaccactacagctccagaacctattacgacaaccactgcagctcctgctacaacaact
- the LOC135572633 gene encoding integumentary mucin C.1-like — protein TATARPTTTTSAALTTTTTTSAPTTTTTTAPPTTVAPTITAAPTTALGSTTTTAALTPTTAAPTTTTAPEPITTTTAAPATTTTNSAPTTTTTTAPPTTVAPTTTAAPTTALASTTTTAALATTTAAPTTTATPQPTTTTSAAPTTTTTTTTTSAPTTTTTTAPPTTAAPTTTVTPPPATTTSAAPTTTTAVLTTTLQNLLRQPLQLLQQQLRLQLLRQPVQLLPQQLLF, from the exons actgcaactgcacgacctactacgacaaccagtgcagctcttacaacaacaactacaacttcagctcctacgacaaccacaacaacagcacctccaacaactgtagctcccacgataactgcagctcctacaacagctttaggATCTACGACAACTACTGCAGCCCTAACaccaacaactgctgctcctacgaccactacagctccagaacctattacgacaaccactgcagctcctgctacaacaactacaaattcagctcctacgacaaccacaacaacagcacctccaacaactgtagctcccacgacaactgcagctcctacaacagctttagcatctacgacaaccactgcagccctagctacaacaactgctgctcctacgaccactgcaactccacaacctactacgacaaccagtgcagctcctactacaacaactacaacaactacaacttcagctcctacgacaaccacaacaacagcacctccaacaactgctgctcctacgaccactgtGACTCCACCACCTGctacgacaaccagtgcagctcctactacaacaactgctgttctaacgaccaca ctccagaacctattacgacaaccactgcagctcctgcaaCAACAACTAcgacttcagctcctacgacaaccagtgcagctcctaccacaacaactgctgttctaa
- the LOC135572634 gene encoding mucin-5AC-like: TSAAPTTTTAVLTTTVTAAPSTITTTSAPTTTTAPEPITTTTAAPSTITTTSAPMTTTTVAPTTTAAPTTALASTTTTAALTTTTAAPTTTTAPEPITTTTAAPATTTTTSAPTTTTTTAPPTTVAPTITAAPTTALASTITTAALTTTTAAPTTTTAPEPITTTTAAPATTTTTSAPTTTTTTAPPTTVAPTIAAAPTTALASTITTAALTTTTAAPTTTTAPEPITTTTAAPSTITTTSAPMTTTTVAPTTTAAPTTALASTTTTAALTTTTAAPTTTTAPEPITTTTAAPATTTTTSAPTTTTTTTTTSAPTTTTPTTTTTTAPPTTVAPTITAAPTTALASTITTAALTTTTAAPTTTTAPEPITTTTAAPATTTTTSAPTTTTTTAPPTTVAPTTTAAPTTALASTTTTAALATTTAAPTTTATPQPTTTTSAAPTTTTAVLTTTVTAAPSTITTTSAPTTTTTVAPTTTAVPTTALESTTTTAALTTTTAAPTTT; encoded by the exons accagtgcagctcctactacaacaactgctgttctaacgaccacagtgactgcagcaccttctacaataactacaacttcagctcctacgaccactacagccccagaacctattacgacaaccactgcagcaccttctacaataactacaacttcagcacctatgacaacaacaactgtagctcccacgacaactgcagctcctacaacagctttagcatctacgacaaccactgcagccctaacaacaacaactgctgctcctacgaccactacagccccagaacctattacgacaacaactgcagctcctgctacaacaactacaacttcagctcctacgacaaccacaacaacagcacctccaacaactgtagctcccacgataactgcagctcctacaacagctttagcatctacgataaccactgcagccctaacaacaacaactgctgctcctacgaccactacagctccagaacctattacgacaaccactgcagctcctgctacaacaactacaacttcagctcctacgacaaccacaacaacagcacctccaacaactgtagctcccacgatagctgcagctcctacaacagctttagcatctacgataaccactgcagccctaacaacaacaactgctgctcctacgaccactacagctccagaacctattacgacaaccactgcagcaccttctacaataactacaacttcagcacctatgacaacaacaactgtagctcccacgacaactgcagctcctacaacagctttagcatctacgacaaccactgcagccctaacaacaacaactgctgctcctacgaccactacagccccagaacctattacgacaacaactgcagctcctgctacaacaactacaacttcagctcctacgacaaccacaacaaca actacgacttcagctcctacgacaacca ctcctacgacaaccacaacaacagcacctccaacaactgtagctcccacgataactgcagctcctacaacagctttagcatctacgataaccactgcagccctaacaacaacaactgctgctcctacgaccactacagctccagaacctattacgacaaccactgcagctcctgctacaacaactacaacttcagctcctacgacaaccacaacaacagcacctccaacaactgtagctcccacgacaactgcagctcctacaacagctttagcatctacgacaaccactgcagccctagctacaacaactgctgctcctacgaccactgcaactccacaacctactacgacaaccagtgcagctcctactacaacaactgctgttctaacgaccacagtgactgcagcaccttctacaataactacaacttcagctcctacgacaacaacaactgtagctcccacgacaactgcagttcctacaacagctttagaatctacgacaaccactgcagccctaacaacaacaactgctgctcctacgaccact